One Rhizoctonia solani chromosome 3, complete sequence genomic region harbors:
- a CDS encoding transcription factor, translating into MDPLPIIARTSGTFKMHTRQPSFSRQWSINSSAIEAAAFSWKGGASWTDTDMADATPYKSSLSMSPPMGSAMARSPDSRMDIEENFCKNYHCCGQDLQDLHELVAHYDARHAGSSSDESTSSMSSSPRSSFSAPGTPGPETAATFVDPMQFESKLNAYVSQFAAANASPAVSPQRIAPMTQPLSSVARSSTWQSYFPAQDDDEDIFMSDESVMSMRDRNRARSLPDTTKCLSPSVLTATPLPIPSLSARHSIPSLSTNYTMGTPQQPTLSIPVPPNIPPAPFAARHSVVSLPPSSDEEEDDPEASRWSHRSIKAKPSAKPLKEKAYKCPNPECQKSYKNPNGLKYHITKGTCLVA; encoded by the exons ATGGATCCTCTCCCCATCATCGCACGCACTTCTGGCACTTTCAAGATGCATACTCGCCAACCATCCTTCTCGCGACAGTGGTCGATCAACAGCTCCGCGATCGAGGCAGCAGCCTTCAGCTGGAAGGGAGGCGCAAGCTGGACTGACACCGA CATGGCTGATGCCACGCCATACAAGTCATCCTTGTCCATGTCACCCCCTATGGGATCAGCAATGGCACGCAGCCCCGATTCCCGAATGGATATTGAAGAGAACTTC TGCAAGAACTACCATTGCTGTGGCCAGGATTTGCAGGACCTTCATGAACTCGTTGCTCACTACGATGCCAGGCACGCTGGAAGCTCCTCGGACGAGTCGACCTCCTCGATGTCATCATCTCCTCGATCGTCGTTCTCCGCTCCGGGTACTCCGGGCCCTGAGACTGCCGCCACATTTGTTGACCCCATGCAGTTCGAGTCCAAGCTCAACGCTTACGTATCTCAATTTGCCGCCGCCAACGCCAGCCCGGCCGTTTCACCACAGCGAATTGCTCCGATGACTCAACCACTTTCGTCCGTAGCGCGCAGCTCAACATGGCAGTCCTACTTCCCTGCGcaagatgatgatgaagacATCTTCATGAGTGACGAATCTGTAATGTCCATGCGCGATCGGAATCGGGCTCGTTCCTTGCCTGATACGACCAAGTGCCTCTCCCCTTCGGTGCTCACCGCAACACCATTGCCTATTCCTTCTCTCTCGGCACGCCACTCCATTCCCTCTTTATCCACTAATTACACGATGGGTACGCCTCAACAACCAACCTTGTCTATCCCCGTGCCTCCGAACATTCCTCCTGCCCCCTTCGCTGCGAGGCACTCAGTGGTCTCTCTGCCTCCCTCCTccgacgaggaagaggatgatCCAGAGGCTTCTCGTTGGTCACATAGGTCAATCAAGGCCAAGCCGTCGGCGAAGCCATTGAAGGAAAAGGCTTACAAGTGCCCA AACCCTGAATGCCAAAAGTCTTACAAGAACCCTAATGGTTTGAAGTATCACATTACCAAGGGGACTTGCTTGGTTGCATAA
- a CDS encoding 40S ribosomal protein S10, giving the protein MIISKQNRRTIYENLFKGKYCPPAPMLEHEDLDVPNLEVIKAMQSLTSKGFVKTQFSWQYYYYTLTNEGLDYLREWLHLPAEIVPETHRKPARQPKPAAVRPGGEGAYRPPRGDRDDYRRRDDGAKKEEGAGADFRPRFSGVGRGAPTQ; this is encoded by the exons ATGATCATCTCCAAGCAGAACAGGCGCACCATCTACGAGAACCTCTTCAAAGGCAAGTACTGCCCACCTGCTCCCATGCTTGAA CACGAGGACCTCGACGTCCCTAACCTTGAGGTCATCAAAGCCATGCAGAGCTTGACCAGCAAGGGGTTCGTCAAGACTCAATTCTCATGGCAATACTACTATTACACCCTGACCAACGAGGGCCTGGACTACTTGCGCGAATG GCTTCACTTGCCCGCTGAGATCGTCCCTGAGACCCACCGCAAGCCAGCGCGCCAGCCCAAGCCCGCTGCCGTCCGTCCCGGAGGAGAAGGTGCTTACCGCCCACCCCGTGGAGACAGGGACGACTACCGTCGCCGCGACGACGGTGCAAAGAAGGAGGAAGGTGCTGGAGCGGATTTCAGGCCTCGTTTCTCTGGCGTTGGACGGGGTGCTCCCACCCAGTAG
- a CDS encoding Coenzyme Q (ubiquinone) biosynthesis protein Coq4, which yields MLSLSAKRVFVAQIKPLTFFQRGKATPAYDGHIPLNWGENAFTAVGSALAALADPRRGDMVAALGETTAGSALPRLRDQMLASSEGRAILKDRPRVNTNTVDMVTLAKMPIGSWGHTYVTWLDRCGVTPDTREPVHYIDDPELAYVMTRYRECHDFYHAVCGLSVSVPSELALKVFELANFGLPSTALSALSGLSAFFPALPSPTTLAYKLSRPIRFLNPYDKPPAEPKRPLGRLTPHQRDRFVREFAPWAFRCGASARPLITVYWEKRWDQPIDDLKRELGIWDPPQVEWGKSLSEAKRERERRNTLAEASKTNGAE from the exons ATGCTGTCTCTCAGTGCAAAACGCGTCTTTGTGGCACAAATCAAGCCTCTGACCTTTTTCCAACGGGGAAAAGCGACACCTGCATATGATGGCCATATACCCCTCAACTGGGGGGAAAATGCATTCACGGCAGTTGGCTCTGCCCTTGCAGCTCTTGCCGATCCCCGCCGTGGTG ATATGGTGGCTGCTTTGGGCGAAACTACTGCTGGGTCTGCTCTCCCCCGACTTCGTGATCAGATGCTCGCATCATCAGAAGGGCGAGCTATTTTAAAGGATCGCCCAAGAGTAAACACTAATACTGTTGACATGGTCACACTGGCCAAAATGCCTATTGGGAGTTGGGGCCATACCTATGTGACTTGGCTGGACCGTTGTGGAGTTACTCCGGATACTCGTGAACCC GTTCATTATATCGACGATCCTGAACTTGCATATGTGATGACCCGCTACCGCGAGTGTCATGATTTCTATCATGCTGTTTGCGGATTAAGTGTATCAGTCCCATCTGAACTAGCTCTTAAAGTCTTTGAACTTGCCAACTTTGGATTACCCTCAACAGCTCTATCGGCTCTTTCGGGCCTTTCTGCTTTTTTCCCTGCGCTTCCAAGTCCAACCACTCTCGCTTATAAACTGAGTCGTCCAATACGTTTTCTCAATCCTTACGACAA GCCTCCTGCTGAACCAAAACGGCCACTGGGAAGACTTACACCTCACCAACGTGATCGATTTGTCCGAGAGTTTGCCCCTTGGGCATTTAGGTGTGGGGCTTCTGCGCGCCCGTTGATTACAGTATATTGGGAGAAACGCTGGGATCAACCGATTGACGATCTCAAGCGTGAACTTGGTATATGG GATCCGCCTCAGGTTGAGTGGGGCAAATCCCTATCGGAGGCGAAGCGTGAGCGCGAGCGCAGAAACACTCTGGCAGAGGCGAGCAAGACAAATGGGGCTGAATAG
- a CDS encoding galactose mutarotase-like protein → MSEFTPVLITLPNATAPALSAEILPYGLFVRSIYVVADGKTHDIVVNPFDAKENAKGRSFLNPVVGRYTNRVPAEKMTVERLGAKAEVTPIATESPTVSLHGGPKGFDIAIWEHVPVKQATLFSSSETEALPEGSAAIFRHISPDGDEGYPGKLTTEVLFAIVPPSKNQPFQLGSVLIVYRYKVEGKDGADIVTPVNLTHHWGFNLDASLTAPGEPTPDVKSQLLTIKAENTLELDSVGLATGKLSPTAGTPYEHNDTPIGQNFPSKGYDEFYLINPVAPPDAQPTRLSLSNVGGTNLVEPLLTSGPGNHPVVLRSTKTGLKLGFDSNQAGVQLWTSNSLDGSGTRKKIHGGSEDGTGYTAHAGAFLEFHDPLAAWLHSYGAEPHVIDTLLHSSELGHAYVRLDVLYEKP, encoded by the exons ATGTCGGAATTTACGCCAGTATTGATCACCCTCCCAAACGCGACTGCACCAGCACTCTCTGCAGAGATCTTACCTTATGGACTGTTTGTGAGATCCATCTATGTGGTTGCTGATGGGAAAACACAT GATATTGTTGTAAATCCTTTCGATGCGAAAGAAAATGCGAAAGGCAGATCGTTCCTTAACCCCGTAGTCGGGCGGTACACGAACCGCGTTCCGGCCGAGAAGATGACTGTAGAGAGATTGGGTGCGAAAGCAGAGGTCACACCTATCGCGACCG AGTCCCCGACTGTGTCTTTGCATGGCGGTCCTAAAGGCTTCGATATCGCCATCTGGGAGCATGTCCCAGTCAAGCAGGCAACATTGTTTTCTTCCAGCGAGACTGAAGCTTTGCCTGAAGGATCGGCCGCCATTTTCCGACACATTAGCCCCGATGGCGATGAAGGCTATCCTGGAAAACTTACTACTGAAGTTCTCTTCGCCATCGTTCCTCCCAGCAAAAACCAACCATTTCAGCTTGGTTCTGTGTTGATCGTCTACCGATATAAAGTCGAAGGCAAGGATGGAGCCGACATCGTTACACCAGTGAACCTTACCCACCACTGGGGCTTCAACCTTGACGCATCCCTAACTGCACCCGGAGAACCCACTCCGGATGTTAAGTCGCAATTATTAACGATAAAG GCAGAGAACACTCTAGAACTGGACAGTGTTGGTCTAGCCACTGGAAAGCTCTCCCCTACAGCTGGAACGCCATATGAGCACAATGATACGCCGATAGGACAGAACTTCCCCTCCAAAGGATATG ATGAATTTTATCTCATTAATCCTGTTGCACCTCCGGATGCTCAGCCTACCCGTCTTTCCCTATCTAACGTCGGAGGAACGAATCTCGTCGAACCTCTGCTAACTTCCGGTCCGGGTAATCACCCAGTTGTGCTCCGCAGCACAAAGACCGGCCTGAAACTTGGATTTGATTCTAACC AGGCGGGTGTTCAACTCTGGACGTCCAATTCGCTTGACGGTTCGGGAACTCGTAAGAAGATCCATGGAGGATCCGAGGATGGAACGGGATACACGGCGCATG CTGGCGCATTCCTCGAGTTCCATGATCCTCTTGCCGCTTGGCTCCATTCTTATGGTGCCGAACCACATGTGATTGATACTCTTTTACACTCGAGCGAGCTCGGCCATGCATACGTACGGTTGGACGTATTGTACGAGAAACCTTGA
- a CDS encoding galactokinase — MASEPIPVITALNQLQGSLDALVAGPRWAHLCDEFEKRFGHKPTHVVRAPGRVNLIGEHIDYALFGVFPAAVERDILIAVALARMPQPIQPYMHRILTDATMTKHSNPSEFRSLRWESYVKAGYYGVLNKFFTTPNDGNPLGFDMLVTGTVPAGSGLSSSAAMVVASTLSFLTINKRLSGLTKGELVEMCVLNEQRVGVNSGGMDQAASVIGQPQTPLYISFFPKLSAQPVTLPWKEDEAVFVIANSLKVSDKAVSAKTQYNLRVVETLVGALLLAKGLGVHVADGEKIRLREVVERWKPAPADSPDASLKSSLQSLLPEIERILNSTGKGPEGLTLSEMIAASGLSESDFHSTYLSWVEVEADRFHLYKRIKHVTEEALRVLEFRDSCLSPPADAITTLGRLMNSSQTSCAEQFECSCSELDDLVRVARESGAIGSRLTGAGWGGCTVSLVKAGEVESFMKKVKEGYAPYRDLDDEKLKEAMFATKPGAGACVFEL, encoded by the exons ATGGCCTCTGAACCCATCCCAGTCATCACCGCCCTCAACCAGCTCCAAGGCAGCCTTGATGCTCTTGTTGCCGG GCCGCGATGGGCTCATCTCTGTGATGAATTTGAGAAAAGGTTTGGACATAAGCCTACCCACGTCGTGCGAGCACCCGGCCGCGTAAA CCTCATTGGCGAACACATTGACTATGCACTTTTTGGCGTATTTCCTGCCGCTGTCGAGCGTGATATCCTTATTGCTGTGGCCCTCGCGAGGATGCCACAACCAATTCAACCATACATGCACAGAATATTGACGGACGCTACAATGACGAAGCATTCAAACCCGAGCGAGTTCCG TTCACTTCGCTGGGAGAGCTATGTCAAAGCCGGATACTAT GGTGTTCTCAACAAATTTTTCACTACCCCTAATGATGGAAACCCTCTTGGTTTCGACATGCTCGTTACGGGAACTGTCCCCGCAGGCTCTGGTCTCTCTAGCAGCGCTGCCATGGTTGTTGCCTCCACGCTTTCCTTCCTCACAATCAATAAGCGTTTATCCGGACTGACCAAGGGCGAACTTGTCGAAATGTGCGTCTTGAACGAGCAGCGCGTAGGCGTGAACTCTGGAGGAATGGACCAAGCCGCGAGTGTGATTGGCCAACCCCAGACTCCGTTGTACATCTCATTCTTCCCCAAGCTTAGCGCCCAGCCCGTGACCCTCCCCTGGAAAGAGGATGAGGCGGTCTTTGTAATTGCGAATTCACTAAAGGTGTCTGACAAGGCTGTAAGTGCAAAGACACAATACAACCTGAGAGTTGTAGAGACACTTGTTGGTGCTCTATTACTCGCCAAGGGACTTGGTGTTCATGTGGCCGACGGAGAGAAGATTCGGCTTCGGGAGGTCGTAGAAAGATGGAAGCCTGCTCCTG CTGATTCCCCGGATGCAAGCTTGAAATCAAGTCTTCAGTCTCTCCTCCCTGAGATTGAACGGATCCTCAATTCTACAGGCAAAGGCCCGGAAGGTCTCACCCTCTCGGAAATGATTGCTGCTTCAGGCCTGTCCGAATCGGATTTCCATTCAACATATCTCAGCTGGGTCGAAGTCGAGGCGGATCGCTTCCACCTGTATAAGCGCATAAAGCACGTCACTGAGGAGGCATTGCGTGTGCTCGAGTTTAGGGACAGCTGTCTCTCTCCACCTGCGGATGCCATTACTACCCTAGGACGCTTGATGAACTCATCACAGACATCTTGCGCAGAGCAGTTTGAGTGTTCGTGCTCTGAGCTCGATGATCTCGTCCGCGTAGCTCGCGAATCGGGAGCCATTGGTAGTCGTTTAACAGGAGCCGGTTGGGGAGGATGTACTGTAAGCCTGGTAAAGGCAGGCGAGGTGGAGTCGTTTATGAAGAAAGTAAAAGAAGGATATGCTCCGTATCGGGACTTGGATGAcgagaagctcaaggaagCTATGTTTGCCACCAAGCCTGGCGCGGGTGCTTGTG tattcgAGCTTTAA